In Synechococcus sp. CC9616, the following are encoded in one genomic region:
- a CDS encoding HU family DNA-binding protein: MSPYQSRLRLHPPLQMNKADLVNLVAARTELTKTDVSLVVDAAIETIIDSVVEGKKVSILGFGSFEPRERSARQGLNPKTGEKIAIPAKRVPAFTAGKMFKDRVQG; this comes from the coding sequence ATTTCGCCGTATCAGAGCCGTCTCCGCCTCCACCCCCCCCTTCAAATGAACAAAGCTGACCTGGTGAACCTGGTGGCCGCTCGTACGGAACTCACCAAAACCGATGTCTCCCTCGTTGTTGATGCAGCGATCGAAACGATCATCGACTCCGTTGTGGAAGGCAAAAAGGTTTCTATCCTCGGTTTTGGATCCTTCGAGCCTCGCGAGCGTTCAGCCCGTCAGGGTCTGAATCCAAAGACCGGCGAAAAGATTGCAATCCCTGCCAAGCGCGTGCCGGCGTTCACCGCAGGCAAGATGTTCAAGGATCGCGTTCAGGGTTGA
- a CDS encoding MBL fold metallo-hydrolase — protein MSMTMALEAGRPPQQLRPDLWLFPPNRDCQGGSSWWLEHAGEPVLIDCPPFTEATLEALEQLSAGRTPWILLTSREGHGRLRRLQERFGWPVLVQEQEAYLLPSVQPLHTFKGDHTTANGLRLLWTPGPTPGSCVVFAPSPANLLFCGRLLTPLSPGRVGPMRHGRTFHWPRQRRSLENLRDWLPSEASPELASGAGLGALRGERLVPFDGWETSSPSS, from the coding sequence ATGTCGATGACCATGGCCCTGGAGGCCGGCCGGCCGCCGCAGCAGTTACGACCCGATCTCTGGTTGTTTCCGCCCAACCGCGACTGTCAGGGCGGCAGTTCCTGGTGGTTGGAACATGCTGGCGAACCAGTCCTGATCGACTGTCCACCATTCACCGAGGCCACGCTTGAGGCCCTTGAGCAGCTGTCGGCGGGACGCACGCCCTGGATCCTGCTCACCAGCCGTGAGGGGCATGGGCGGCTGCGGCGCCTGCAGGAGCGGTTCGGCTGGCCGGTTCTGGTGCAGGAGCAGGAGGCGTATCTGCTTCCCAGCGTTCAGCCCTTGCACACCTTCAAAGGCGATCACACCACGGCAAATGGCTTGCGATTGCTTTGGACCCCAGGGCCGACGCCGGGAAGCTGCGTGGTGTTCGCGCCGTCGCCCGCAAACCTGCTCTTCTGCGGGCGTTTGCTGACGCCACTGTCTCCTGGACGTGTCGGCCCAATGCGCCATGGCCGCACATTTCATTGGCCGCGCCAGCGGCGCAGTCTCGAGAATCTGCGCGACTGGCTTCCTTCAGAAGCCAGTCCTGAACTGGCTTCTGGGGCAGGCCTCGGCGCCTTGCGAGGTGAGCGTCTTGTGCCTTTTGACGGTTGGGAGACGTCCTCGCCATCGTCCTAA